A region of Moorena producens PAL-8-15-08-1 DNA encodes the following proteins:
- a CDS encoding type IV pilus twitching motility protein PilT, with product MKNTNSGVGVQIDQDPQTLPSPLKPVVELNSNLSHSPSIEQIVAEAHGHKASDIHIRVGQVPRFRIRGKMYVAKRHTKVTLEVFEAYLNEILTPAQRKQFAETKELDTAIFYPGLVRCRVNCFDSLNGGAIVLRLISLDVPSIDDLTLPQVFKKIVSRGQGIILVTGPTGSGKSTTLATMIRHLNETEYKHIVTIEDPVEYVHRSRKCLISQREVGLHTHQFHHALRSVLREDPDIILIGEMRDRITVDTALQAAQTGHLVLGTLHTRNAISSINRLLNLYNPDEQSAIRIQIAESLLAVIAQLLVPTIDKGRIAVHDILINTPTVQDYLLKGEDGDVFRLMETETIEGMQVMNQALYNYLIEEKITAKEALKASPDPQALIRQMRTGGIDASASARDWMNEA from the coding sequence ATGAAGAACACGAATTCTGGTGTAGGAGTGCAAATTGATCAAGACCCTCAAACTTTACCATCACCACTTAAACCAGTAGTAGAACTTAACTCGAACCTTAGCCATTCCCCTTCTATCGAGCAAATCGTGGCAGAGGCTCATGGTCACAAAGCTTCTGACATTCATATTCGAGTGGGACAGGTCCCCAGATTCAGGATTCGGGGCAAGATGTATGTGGCTAAACGTCATACCAAGGTGACACTGGAAGTTTTTGAGGCATACCTCAATGAGATTCTCACTCCGGCTCAGAGGAAGCAGTTTGCTGAAACCAAAGAACTGGATACTGCTATTTTTTACCCTGGCTTAGTGCGCTGTCGGGTGAATTGTTTTGACTCCCTAAACGGGGGAGCAATTGTGCTGCGATTAATCAGCCTTGATGTTCCTTCAATCGATGATTTAACTCTACCGCAAGTTTTCAAAAAAATAGTTAGCAGGGGTCAGGGAATTATTTTAGTTACCGGTCCGACAGGCTCAGGTAAATCAACGACTCTTGCGACTATGATTCGCCATCTCAATGAAACAGAGTACAAACATATTGTTACCATTGAAGACCCGGTTGAATATGTCCACCGCTCCCGAAAGTGCCTGATTAGTCAGCGAGAAGTGGGATTGCACACCCATCAGTTTCACCACGCTCTGCGGTCTGTGTTACGGGAGGATCCCGATATAATTCTAATTGGGGAAATGCGCGATCGCATCACAGTTGATACTGCCCTGCAAGCTGCCCAAACCGGTCATCTGGTCTTGGGTACTCTACACACTCGCAATGCCATCAGCAGTATTAACCGTCTGTTGAATCTCTACAATCCTGATGAACAGTCAGCGATCCGCATCCAGATTGCTGAGTCCCTGTTGGCAGTTATTGCCCAACTCTTAGTACCAACCATCGATAAGGGTCGGATTGCGGTTCATGACATTTTAATCAATACCCCAACTGTACAGGATTACCTGCTTAAGGGAGAAGATGGGGATGTGTTCCGACTGATGGAAACTGAAACCATTGAAGGAATGCAAGTTATGAATCAGGCTCTCTACAACTACCTTATTGAAGAAAAAATCACAGCCAAGGAAGCCCTTAAAGCGTCTCCTGATCCCCAGGCTTTGATACGTCAGATGCGCACTGGTGGTATCGATGCTTCCGCCTCGGCTCGTGATTGGATGAATGAAGCTTGA
- a CDS encoding alpha/beta hydrolase codes for MLIVAGFIAIAYALVCTSVLLLQNRLIFCPSSGIENTPADFGLPYEELWLPISNKGKVEKIHSWWIPSDSPDSKVMLYLHGNACNIGSYLEIAQRLHQVGLSLLLIDYRGYGCSEGKFPRESQLYQDAQVGWDYLVQQRGINPQDIFVYGYSLGGAIGIDLAVRNPEMAGLILEGSFTSMRDMADYEGKYGFLPINLLLTQRFDSINKIKSIQTPIFLIHAINDTTVPARMSQVLFDAATVPKQLWLVPDAGHNDLTTVATSEYQHKIREFVTQVYAEKAIA; via the coding sequence ATGTTGATTGTTGCAGGATTTATAGCGATCGCTTACGCCTTAGTTTGTACCTCCGTGTTGCTGTTGCAAAATCGGCTAATATTTTGTCCTTCCTCAGGGATTGAAAATACACCAGCTGACTTTGGTTTGCCTTACGAAGAGCTTTGGTTACCAATATCCAATAAGGGTAAGGTTGAGAAAATTCACAGCTGGTGGATTCCCTCTGACTCACCAGACAGTAAGGTGATGCTATATCTGCACGGTAATGCCTGTAATATTGGGTCATATCTTGAAATTGCCCAACGGTTACATCAGGTCGGTTTATCGCTGCTCCTGATTGACTACCGAGGCTATGGTTGCAGCGAGGGGAAATTTCCTAGGGAATCCCAACTTTATCAAGATGCTCAAGTAGGTTGGGATTATCTAGTCCAACAACGAGGCATCAATCCCCAAGATATTTTTGTCTATGGTTATTCCTTAGGGGGAGCAATCGGGATTGATCTAGCGGTGCGTAATCCAGAAATGGCAGGGTTGATTTTGGAAGGCTCATTTACTTCCATGCGGGATATGGCAGATTATGAGGGAAAATATGGTTTCTTGCCGATCAATCTTCTGCTTACCCAGCGGTTTGACTCAATTAATAAAATCAAGTCAATCCAAACACCTATATTCTTAATCCATGCCATTAATGATACCACAGTGCCTGCTAGGATGAGTCAAGTCTTGTTCGATGCTGCTACAGTTCCTAAACAGCTTTGGCTAGTTCCTGATGCAGGTCACAATGATTTGACCACTGTTGCTACTTCCGAATATCAGCATAAAATTCGGGAATTTGTAACACAGGTTTATGCAGAAAAAGCTATAGCTTAG
- the gatA gene encoding Asp-tRNA(Asn)/Glu-tRNA(Gln) amidotransferase subunit GatA encodes MDTVRELHKQLINKERSAVEITQEALDKIQALEPQVQSFLHITSDYALEQASQIDAKIAAGEELPTLAGIPIGIKDNMCTQGIPTTCGSRILAKFVPPYESTVTQKLKDAGAVMVGKTNLDEFAMGSSTENSAFKLTKNPWNLSHVPGGSSGGSAAAVASGECPIALGSDTGGSIRQPASYCGVVGMKPTYGLVSRYGLVAFASSLDQIGPFARTVEDAAILLNAIAGYDPNDATSLKVDIPDYTQFLKPDLKSNGKVKIGIITETFGEGLDPVVEKAVTKAIDQLKDLGAEIQEISCARFRYGLPCYYIIAPSEASANLARYDGVKYGLRASDADNLLSMYTKTRAEGFGPEVKRRIMLGTYALSAGYYDAYYLKAQKVRTLIKQDFEAAFDKVDVLVCPTAPSTAFKAGEKTEDPLSMYLTDLMTIPVNLAGLPGMSIPCGFDEQGLPIGIQLISNVLREDQLFQVGYAYEQATEWHLSQPVLKHEG; translated from the coding sequence ATGGACACCGTCCGCGAGTTGCATAAACAGCTAATCAACAAAGAACGCTCAGCTGTAGAAATCACCCAAGAAGCCCTAGATAAGATTCAAGCCTTAGAGCCTCAAGTCCAAAGCTTCCTCCACATTACCTCAGACTATGCTTTAGAACAGGCCAGTCAAATAGATGCCAAAATCGCAGCTGGTGAAGAGCTCCCGACCTTGGCCGGTATACCCATTGGCATCAAAGACAATATGTGTACCCAAGGGATTCCCACCACCTGCGGCTCCCGGATTCTGGCCAAGTTTGTCCCACCCTACGAGTCAACAGTGACCCAAAAACTGAAAGATGCTGGGGCAGTAATGGTAGGTAAAACCAACTTGGATGAATTTGCCATGGGGAGTTCTACGGAAAACTCGGCTTTTAAACTTACTAAAAACCCTTGGAATTTATCCCATGTCCCCGGCGGCTCCTCCGGCGGCTCAGCGGCAGCCGTAGCTTCTGGGGAATGTCCCATTGCTCTGGGTTCTGATACCGGTGGTTCTATTCGTCAACCGGCTTCTTACTGTGGAGTAGTTGGCATGAAACCGACCTATGGATTAGTATCGCGCTATGGTTTAGTGGCATTCGCATCGTCCTTAGATCAAATTGGACCATTTGCTCGCACTGTAGAAGATGCCGCTATTTTACTGAATGCGATCGCAGGATATGACCCCAATGACGCTACCAGCCTCAAAGTAGACATTCCCGACTACACCCAATTCCTGAAACCAGACCTAAAATCTAACGGTAAAGTTAAGATTGGCATTATTACAGAAACCTTTGGAGAAGGCTTAGACCCAGTAGTAGAGAAAGCAGTCACTAAAGCCATTGATCAGCTCAAAGACTTAGGTGCTGAGATTCAGGAAATTTCCTGTGCCCGATTCCGGTATGGTTTGCCTTGCTACTACATCATTGCTCCGTCAGAAGCATCAGCAAATCTAGCTCGCTACGATGGGGTTAAATATGGCTTACGGGCATCAGATGCTGACAATCTCCTTTCTATGTACACCAAAACCCGTGCTGAAGGGTTCGGTCCAGAAGTCAAGCGCCGGATTATGCTAGGAACCTATGCCCTATCCGCTGGTTACTATGATGCCTATTATCTCAAAGCCCAAAAAGTTCGTACTCTGATTAAACAGGATTTTGAGGCAGCCTTTGACAAGGTCGATGTGCTAGTTTGTCCCACAGCTCCCTCCACAGCGTTTAAAGCTGGGGAAAAGACAGAAGACCCTTTAAGTATGTATCTGACTGACCTGATGACTATTCCAGTTAATCTGGCTGGGTTACCAGGGATGAGTATACCCTGTGGCTTTGATGAACAGGGATTACCAATTGGGATACAGTTGATTAGTAATGTATTGCGGGAAGACCAGCTATTCCAAGTAGGTTATGCTTATGAACAAGCAACCGAATGGCATCTCAGCCAACCGGTTTTGAAGCATGAAGGATGA
- a CDS encoding ROK family protein, which produces MNQNNSPIHTLTVDIGGSGVKVMVLDEVGNPITQRSRLETPQPPKPDAIIHAIASLALGQGNFERVSVGFPGVVRNGITYTAVNLDPDWQGFDLATTLSQRLGKPVRVANDADVQGLGAITGKGVELTITLGTGFGSALFVDGKLVPNLEMGHHPFRKGETYEEQLGRAALEKDGKKKWNNRLKKAIACLERLFNYNYLYIGGGEAKKINFELPPNVKVVPNVAGLLGGIALWRD; this is translated from the coding sequence ATGAATCAAAACAATAGCCCAATCCATACCCTGACCGTAGATATTGGTGGCAGTGGCGTTAAGGTGATGGTATTAGATGAAGTGGGTAATCCCATCACCCAACGTAGTCGCTTAGAAACACCCCAACCTCCTAAGCCGGATGCTATTATTCATGCGATCGCATCCCTAGCTCTCGGACAAGGGAATTTTGAACGGGTATCGGTGGGATTTCCTGGAGTGGTGCGCAATGGGATAACCTATACGGCGGTAAACCTTGATCCGGATTGGCAGGGATTTGATCTCGCTACTACCCTATCTCAACGCTTAGGCAAACCGGTGCGGGTAGCTAATGATGCGGATGTCCAAGGATTAGGAGCAATTACTGGCAAGGGAGTGGAATTGACAATTACCCTAGGCACAGGGTTTGGTTCTGCTTTATTTGTGGATGGCAAGCTGGTGCCAAATCTGGAAATGGGACACCATCCTTTTCGTAAAGGGGAAACCTACGAAGAACAGTTGGGGCGAGCGGCCTTAGAGAAAGACGGTAAGAAGAAATGGAATAACCGTCTCAAAAAAGCGATCGCATGCCTGGAGCGTTTGTTTAATTATAATTACCTTTACATTGGTGGTGGTGAAGCCAAAAAAATTAACTTTGAGCTACCCCCCAATGTAAAAGTAGTGCCCAATGTCGCTGGGTTATTGGGGGGTATTGCTTTGTGGCGGGATTAG
- a CDS encoding GntR family transcriptional regulator, translating into MVQYHIQQDSEIPASKQLFDQIQFAIASRQYPPGHKLPSTRQLAMETGLHRNTISKVYRQLEETGLVESHAGSGIYVKAQGHEGGNRRQAGFLNQFSPEAYKVVQDSLNQLLGQGCSLNQARELFLSEIDWRLRCSARVLVTVESRDLGAGELMVQELEESLGIPVQLVPMEELSDALDQTHSATVVTSRYFIGKAEAIVAPKSVRVIPVDIYDYEPELKLIKSLSKGNRLGVVSISSGILKVVEIIVHSLRGDELLVMTAQIKDKYKLKALVRSSQIIISDQASYQTVKDAILAAREDIIRPPKLIRCENYIGSKSINLLKRELGLG; encoded by the coding sequence ATGGTTCAGTATCATATTCAACAAGATAGTGAAATACCTGCCTCGAAGCAGCTATTTGACCAAATTCAGTTTGCGATCGCATCCCGACAATATCCCCCAGGACATAAACTGCCCAGTACTCGTCAGTTAGCGATGGAGACGGGTTTGCACCGCAATACCATCAGCAAGGTATATCGGCAGTTAGAAGAAACAGGACTAGTAGAGTCCCATGCTGGTTCAGGCATTTATGTTAAAGCACAGGGTCATGAAGGGGGTAATCGACGTCAGGCTGGCTTTCTTAACCAGTTTTCCCCCGAAGCTTACAAGGTTGTTCAAGATAGCCTCAATCAACTTCTCGGACAAGGTTGCTCCCTTAACCAGGCTAGGGAACTATTTTTGTCGGAGATTGACTGGCGGTTAAGGTGTAGCGCTAGGGTACTGGTGACCGTAGAGTCACGAGACCTTGGTGCTGGAGAATTGATGGTGCAAGAGTTAGAAGAATCCTTGGGAATCCCGGTGCAGTTGGTGCCAATGGAAGAACTCTCGGACGCTTTGGATCAAACTCACTCGGCTACAGTAGTTACTAGTCGCTATTTTATCGGTAAAGCAGAAGCGATTGTTGCCCCTAAATCTGTCCGTGTTATCCCTGTTGATATTTATGACTATGAACCAGAACTTAAGCTAATTAAGAGTCTCTCCAAAGGTAACCGTTTAGGAGTGGTTAGCATCAGTTCTGGGATTTTAAAAGTGGTCGAAATTATTGTCCATAGTCTACGGGGAGATGAGTTGTTAGTGATGACGGCTCAGATTAAGGACAAGTACAAACTCAAAGCTCTGGTTCGCAGTTCCCAGATAATTATTAGCGATCAAGCAAGTTATCAAACTGTTAAAGATGCTATCTTAGCCGCTCGTGAAGATATTATTCGACCACCCAAGCTGATCCGTTGTGAAAACTATATTGGTAGCAAATCGATTAATCTGCTCAAACGGGAACTGGGTTTGGGTTAA
- a CDS encoding S1 RNA-binding domain-containing protein, producing the protein MNSKSTSSTTSNSSFSMDDFAQALEEYDYEFKQGQVVRGRVNNYESDGAYVDIGGKSLAYLPIREVSLELDQDWSEVLPLDEEMDFLIIREQNADGQVTLSRRQLEIKQVWDGLVELQDNGKSLDVRVSGVNKGGVTVDVRGLRGFIPRSHLSQHDNLDSLIGQKLTVTFLEADRDRNKLVLSQREAVRAATFSELEVGQLVEGKVAAIKPFGVFVDFNQTNGLLHIKQVSQSFVEDLSKVFEIGQVIQVMIINLDEGKGRISMSTRVLENYPGEMLEKMAEVMASAPARAERARQKLLQA; encoded by the coding sequence ATGAATTCGAAATCAACCTCTTCCACCACCAGCAATTCATCCTTTTCTATGGATGATTTTGCTCAAGCCCTAGAAGAATACGACTATGAGTTTAAACAGGGACAGGTGGTACGTGGCAGAGTAAATAACTACGAAAGCGATGGTGCTTATGTAGACATCGGTGGTAAGTCCCTGGCTTATCTACCAATTCGTGAAGTTTCCTTAGAATTGGATCAGGATTGGTCGGAAGTACTGCCCTTGGATGAGGAAATGGATTTCCTGATTATTCGGGAGCAGAATGCCGATGGTCAAGTTACCCTTTCCCGGCGTCAGCTGGAGATTAAGCAGGTTTGGGATGGGTTAGTTGAACTCCAAGACAATGGAAAATCATTAGATGTCCGGGTTTCTGGAGTGAATAAAGGTGGTGTCACCGTGGATGTGCGGGGATTGCGGGGATTCATTCCGCGATCGCACTTGAGTCAGCACGACAATCTAGATTCCTTGATTGGTCAGAAACTAACAGTTACTTTCCTAGAAGCTGACCGCGATCGCAATAAGCTAGTGCTTTCTCAGCGGGAAGCTGTGCGTGCTGCTACTTTCTCTGAGCTAGAAGTGGGACAATTAGTGGAAGGTAAAGTAGCTGCGATCAAGCCCTTTGGTGTGTTTGTGGACTTTAATCAAACCAATGGCTTGCTACACATTAAGCAAGTAAGCCAAAGTTTTGTTGAAGACCTCTCCAAGGTGTTTGAAATCGGTCAAGTGATCCAGGTAATGATTATTAACTTGGATGAAGGCAAAGGTCGTATTTCTATGTCTACCAGGGTTTTAGAAAATTACCCAGGAGAAATGCTCGAAAAGATGGCAGAGGTAATGGCTAGTGCTCCAGCTCGTGCTGAACGTGCTAGGCAAAAACTATTACAAGCATAA
- a CDS encoding class I SAM-dependent DNA methyltransferase — MSTTKNGAEYYYDKFAAKYDEVLKAPSSNVQYVNEAVKIFHGHNHHQGSVLDIACGTGILSELLQGEFDYTGIDISSKMLDYAAKRGYTTIHKPIETALVEIDSQSYDFVFCLSSLLFVEDVATAIKQMNRIARQTIIFSLDETTEEYIQKVPIPVYDHSKIVIDNAIEDYFIVGWNSPSQGITIRTRMIYIEANK, encoded by the coding sequence ATGTCAACAACAAAAAATGGCGCTGAATACTATTATGATAAATTTGCAGCCAAGTATGACGAGGTGTTAAAGGCACCCAGTTCTAATGTACAGTATGTCAATGAAGCCGTTAAAATTTTCCATGGACATAATCACCATCAAGGCAGTGTTTTAGATATTGCTTGTGGGACAGGGATCCTAAGTGAGTTGTTGCAAGGAGAGTTTGACTATACAGGGATTGATATTTCCAGTAAAATGCTAGATTATGCGGCCAAAAGAGGGTATACAACCATCCACAAACCCATTGAAACAGCACTTGTTGAAATTGATAGCCAGTCCTACGATTTTGTTTTTTGTTTAAGTTCGTTACTGTTTGTGGAAGACGTCGCAACAGCTATTAAACAGATGAATCGGATTGCCCGCCAAACGATTATTTTTAGCCTTGATGAAACAACAGAGGAATATATTCAAAAGGTGCCTATTCCAGTTTATGACCACTCGAAAATTGTAATCGACAATGCCATTGAAGATTATTTTATTGTAGGTTGGAATTCTCCCAGCCAAGGGATTACAATCCGAACTCGTATGATTTATATTGAAGCAAATAAATAG
- the typA gene encoding translational GTPase TypA: MTLPIRNVAIIAHVDHGKTTLVDALLKQSGIFREGEDVPDCVMDSNDLERERGITILSKNTAVRYKDILINIVDTPGHADFGGEVERVLGMVDGCILIVDANEGPMPQTRFVLKKALEKGLRPIVVVNKIDRPQADPYGAIDKVLDLFLELGADDDQCEFPYLFASGLQGYAKEDLDAEAVDMQPLFEAILHHVPPPVGDPTKPLQLQVTTLDYSEYLGRIVIGRIHNGTIKASQQAALVKDTGDIVQAKVTKLMGFEGLKRVDLKEASAGYIVAVAGFADANIGETITCPNEPQALPLIKVDEPTLQMTFCVNDSPFAGKEGDFVTSRQLRDRLFRELETNVALRVEPTDSPDKFLVSGRGELHLGILIETMRRQGYEFQVSQPQVIYREVNGQPCEPFEYLVLDVPEEAVGSCIERLGQRKGEMQDMQVGANGRTQIDFVIPARGLVGFRGDFLRLTKGEGIMNHSFLEYRPMTGELETRRNGVIVAFEEGMATFYALKNGEDRGVFFIKPGTKVYKNMIIGEHNRPQDLDLNVCKTKQLTNHRSATGDELVQLQAPVEMSLERALEYIGPDELVEITPESVRLRKLSKKKLAKQGKR; encoded by the coding sequence ATGACTCTCCCAATTCGCAACGTTGCTATTATCGCTCACGTCGATCACGGCAAAACTACCCTAGTTGACGCTCTACTCAAGCAATCCGGTATCTTCCGCGAAGGGGAAGACGTTCCAGACTGCGTCATGGACTCCAACGATTTAGAGCGGGAGCGGGGTATTACTATTCTTTCTAAGAATACCGCCGTTCGGTACAAAGACATCCTAATTAATATTGTTGATACTCCTGGTCACGCTGACTTTGGTGGAGAAGTAGAGCGGGTATTGGGTATGGTGGATGGCTGCATCCTAATTGTGGATGCTAATGAAGGACCAATGCCTCAAACCCGATTTGTCCTCAAAAAAGCTTTGGAAAAAGGACTGCGTCCGATTGTAGTGGTCAATAAAATTGACCGACCCCAAGCGGACCCTTATGGTGCGATCGACAAAGTCCTGGATCTGTTCCTAGAATTAGGAGCAGATGATGACCAGTGTGAGTTTCCCTACCTATTTGCCTCCGGTCTACAAGGCTACGCCAAAGAAGATTTGGACGCAGAAGCGGTAGATATGCAGCCACTGTTTGAAGCAATTTTGCATCATGTCCCGCCACCAGTAGGAGACCCTACCAAGCCCCTACAACTACAAGTCACCACCTTGGACTATTCCGAGTACCTAGGTCGGATTGTGATTGGCAGAATTCACAACGGAACTATTAAGGCCAGTCAACAAGCTGCTTTAGTTAAGGATACTGGGGACATAGTTCAGGCAAAAGTAACCAAGTTGATGGGATTTGAAGGACTCAAGCGAGTTGATCTAAAAGAAGCATCAGCTGGTTATATCGTGGCGGTAGCTGGGTTTGCTGATGCCAATATTGGTGAAACCATTACTTGTCCCAATGAACCCCAAGCTTTACCCCTAATTAAGGTAGATGAGCCTACCTTGCAAATGACCTTCTGCGTGAATGATTCGCCTTTTGCGGGTAAGGAAGGGGACTTTGTAACGTCGCGACAATTACGCGATCGCTTATTCCGAGAATTAGAAACAAACGTAGCACTACGGGTAGAACCCACTGACTCCCCCGATAAATTCCTAGTATCTGGTCGTGGAGAGCTACACCTGGGTATTCTGATCGAAACCATGCGTCGCCAAGGATATGAGTTCCAAGTTTCCCAACCCCAAGTAATCTACCGGGAAGTTAATGGTCAACCTTGTGAACCCTTTGAATATCTAGTGCTAGATGTACCAGAAGAAGCGGTGGGTAGCTGTATCGAGCGTTTGGGACAGCGCAAAGGGGAAATGCAAGATATGCAAGTGGGTGCCAATGGTCGAACCCAAATCGATTTTGTGATTCCTGCCCGTGGCTTAGTCGGTTTCCGGGGGGACTTCCTTCGCTTGACCAAAGGTGAAGGTATCATGAATCATAGCTTCCTAGAATATCGTCCCATGACTGGGGAATTAGAAACTCGCCGCAATGGAGTAATTGTAGCCTTTGAAGAAGGGATGGCTACCTTCTATGCCCTGAAAAATGGAGAAGACCGTGGTGTATTCTTTATTAAACCAGGCACCAAGGTTTACAAAAACATGATTATTGGGGAACACAATCGTCCTCAGGACTTAGATCTAAATGTCTGTAAAACTAAGCAGTTAACTAACCATCGTTCCGCCACTGGGGATGAATTAGTCCAGTTACAAGCCCCAGTGGAGATGAGTTTGGAACGGGCTTTGGAGTATATTGGACCCGATGAACTGGTAGAGATTACACCTGAGTCAGTTCGTTTGCGGAAGCTGTCTAAGAAGAAGTTGGCGAAGCAAGGTAAAAGGTAA
- a CDS encoding RNA-guided endonuclease InsQ/TnpB family protein produces the protein MKSAYQYRLRLTRKQEIEIEKWLDMLRHQYNYLLAERFNWYEQNRCSINSCPLLCHLPELKNNPDYFSQQNSLPQLKKTRPWYKVVQSQVLQNCVKRVDLAFKRFLKGDSNGKRSGRPRFKGRNRYKSLTFPSLSKNPINGNILTLPKFGKVKMVYHRPIPKVFKIKTATITRKADGYYVALSIQDDTVPNTIPIDSVTSPIGIDMGLKSFLIKSDGSEVPIPQYYRKAQKRLKKIQKAVSRSKKGSNNRKKAVTKLGKAHKKVADTRKDFHFKTAKGLLDNHDLVAHEKLNIKGLAKTRLAKSILDAGWGEFLSILSNKAENAGLVTVAVNPHNTSQNCSNCGKKVPKKLKDRIHSCPHCGYVADRDVNAAMNVLKLAVGHPVRSKACRVTEGIPGVGKKPTL, from the coding sequence ATGAAATCAGCTTATCAGTACCGATTAAGATTGACTAGAAAGCAAGAAATAGAAATTGAAAAATGGTTAGACATGCTGCGCCATCAGTATAATTATTTGCTTGCGGAAAGATTTAATTGGTATGAGCAAAATCGTTGTTCTATTAATTCTTGTCCTCTACTGTGTCACTTGCCAGAGTTAAAAAACAATCCCGATTACTTTTCTCAACAAAATTCTTTGCCTCAACTAAAGAAGACTAGACCATGGTATAAAGTGGTTCAGTCTCAAGTTTTGCAAAACTGCGTAAAAAGAGTTGACTTGGCTTTTAAGCGCTTCTTAAAAGGCGACAGTAACGGGAAAAGGAGTGGTAGACCAAGGTTTAAAGGGAGAAATAGATATAAATCACTCACCTTTCCTTCTCTTAGTAAAAATCCTATAAATGGTAATATTTTGACTCTTCCAAAGTTTGGGAAAGTCAAAATGGTTTACCACCGACCTATTCCAAAAGTATTCAAAATCAAGACAGCTACTATAACCCGAAAGGCTGATGGCTATTATGTTGCGCTGTCAATTCAAGATGATACTGTACCGAATACTATACCAATAGATAGCGTTACTAGCCCTATCGGTATAGACATGGGACTTAAGTCCTTCTTAATTAAGTCTGATGGTTCAGAAGTTCCAATTCCTCAATACTACCGAAAGGCTCAAAAACGATTAAAAAAAATTCAGAAAGCTGTCAGCAGATCTAAAAAAGGGAGCAACAACAGGAAAAAAGCTGTCACTAAATTAGGGAAAGCTCACAAAAAGGTTGCTGACACTCGAAAAGACTTTCATTTTAAAACCGCAAAGGGATTGCTAGATAATCACGATCTAGTTGCCCACGAGAAATTAAACATTAAAGGTTTAGCTAAGACTAGACTGGCTAAATCTATACTAGATGCTGGATGGGGTGAATTTCTGTCTATTTTGTCAAACAAAGCCGAAAATGCTGGTTTGGTAACAGTTGCAGTAAATCCCCACAATACCAGTCAGAACTGTTCTAATTGTGGCAAAAAAGTACCGAAAAAATTGAAAGACCGCATACATTCCTGTCCTCATTGTGGCTACGTTGCTGACAGAGATGTGAATGCGGCAATGAATGTATTGAAATTGGCGGTGGGGCATCCCGTCAGGAGTAAAGCTTGCCGAGTAACCGAAGGAATACCTGGTGTTGGCAAGAAGCCCACACTGTAA
- a CDS encoding dienelactone hydrolase family protein codes for MTHREIRTITVKVVNGDLDIAAYLAMPVAETPLPGIVVLQEIFGVNGHIRDITERFAKEGYVAIAPALYQRLAPGFETGYTTEDIKIGKEYKAQTRAAELLGDIQGAIDYLRSQTPVQDNPIGSIGFCFGGHVAYLAATLPDIKATASFYGAGITTMTPGDGESTITRTPEINGTLYGFFGMEDASIPAEEVDQIEAALEKNKINYRVFRYDGADHGFFCDQRASYNEEAATDAWANVLQLFREKLN; via the coding sequence ATGACACATAGGGAAATTCGTACCATTACCGTCAAGGTGGTCAATGGTGATCTAGACATAGCAGCTTACCTGGCAATGCCGGTGGCAGAAACACCTCTTCCTGGAATTGTGGTGCTGCAAGAAATTTTTGGGGTGAATGGCCATATCCGGGATATCACAGAACGGTTTGCCAAAGAAGGCTATGTTGCGATCGCTCCCGCACTCTATCAACGCCTTGCCCCAGGTTTTGAGACAGGTTACACCACTGAAGACATTAAGATTGGCAAGGAATACAAGGCACAAACCAGAGCAGCGGAACTCCTAGGAGACATCCAAGGGGCGATCGATTACCTGAGGAGTCAAACCCCTGTGCAAGATAACCCCATCGGCTCTATTGGCTTTTGTTTCGGCGGTCATGTTGCCTATCTGGCTGCTACCTTACCCGATATTAAAGCTACTGCTTCGTTTTATGGCGCTGGGATTACTACTATGACTCCTGGCGATGGTGAATCAACTATTACTCGCACACCAGAGATTAACGGTACACTCTATGGTTTCTTTGGCATGGAAGATGCTAGCATTCCAGCAGAAGAGGTTGATCAGATTGAAGCTGCTCTTGAGAAAAATAAAATTAATTATCGTGTCTTTCGTTACGATGGGGCAGACCACGGATTTTTCTGTGACCAACGGGCTAGCTACAATGAAGAAGCAGCTACTGATGCGTGGGCTAACGTTTTGCAGCTGTTTAGGGAAAAACTTAACTAA